From the genome of Rhizobium sp. NXC24, one region includes:
- the groL gene encoding chaperonin GroEL (60 kDa chaperone family; promotes refolding of misfolded polypeptides especially under stressful conditions; forms two stacked rings of heptamers to form a barrel-shaped 14mer; ends can be capped by GroES; misfolded proteins enter the barrel where they are refolded when GroES binds) produces MAAKEVKFHTDARERMLRGVDVLANAVKVTLGPKGRNVVIDKSFGAPRITKDGVTVAKEVELEDKFENMGAQMLREVASKTNDIAGDGTTTATVLAQAIVKEGAKAVASGMNPMDLKRGIDLAVDAVVKELKTNARKISNNSEIAQVGTISANGDAEVGRFLAEAMEKVGNDGVITVEEAKTAETELEVVEGMQFDRGYLSPYFVTNAEKMRVEFEEPYILIHEKKLSNLQPILPILEAVVQSGKPLLIIAEDVEGEALATLVVNKLRGGLKIAAVKAPGFGDRRKAMLEDIAILTGGTVISEDLGIKLENVTLNMLGRAKKVAIEKENTTIIDGVGSKSEIDGRVAQIRAQIEETTSDYDREKLQERLAKLAGGVAVIRVGGSTEVEVKEKKDRVDDALHATRAAVEEGILPGGGVALLRAVNTLDGLTTENNDQRVGVDIVRRAIEAPVRQIAENAGAEGSIVVGKLREKSEFSFGWNAQTNQYGDLYAQGVIDPAKVVRTALQDAASVAGLLVTTEAMIAEKPKKEAAPALPAGAGMDF; encoded by the coding sequence ATGGCTGCGAAAGAAGTCAAGTTTCATACCGATGCCCGTGAACGCATGCTGCGTGGGGTCGACGTGCTCGCTAATGCCGTGAAGGTCACGCTCGGCCCGAAAGGCCGCAACGTCGTTATCGACAAGTCCTTCGGCGCCCCGCGCATCACCAAGGATGGTGTCACCGTCGCCAAGGAAGTCGAACTGGAAGACAAGTTCGAAAACATGGGAGCGCAGATGCTCCGCGAGGTTGCTTCGAAGACCAACGACATCGCCGGCGACGGCACCACGACCGCAACCGTTCTTGCGCAGGCAATCGTCAAGGAAGGCGCCAAGGCGGTTGCCTCAGGCATGAACCCGATGGATCTGAAGCGGGGCATCGATCTCGCCGTCGACGCTGTGGTTAAGGAACTGAAGACCAATGCTCGCAAGATTTCCAACAATTCCGAGATCGCTCAGGTTGGTACGATTTCTGCCAATGGCGATGCCGAGGTCGGCCGATTTCTTGCTGAGGCAATGGAGAAGGTCGGAAACGACGGTGTGATCACGGTCGAGGAAGCGAAGACCGCCGAAACCGAATTGGAAGTCGTCGAAGGCATGCAGTTCGACCGCGGCTATCTCAGCCCCTACTTTGTCACCAATGCCGAAAAGATGCGGGTCGAGTTCGAAGAGCCCTATATCCTCATCCACGAAAAGAAGCTGTCGAATCTGCAGCCCATACTGCCCATCCTCGAAGCCGTGGTGCAGTCGGGTAAGCCGCTCCTTATCATCGCTGAAGACGTCGAAGGCGAAGCTCTTGCTACGCTCGTCGTCAACAAGCTGCGCGGTGGTCTGAAGATCGCTGCCGTCAAGGCTCCGGGCTTCGGCGATCGCCGCAAGGCCATGCTCGAAGACATCGCCATCCTGACGGGCGGCACTGTCATTTCCGAAGATCTCGGCATCAAGCTCGAGAACGTGACGCTGAACATGCTTGGTCGTGCCAAGAAGGTGGCGATCGAAAAGGAAAACACGACGATTATCGACGGCGTCGGTTCAAAGTCTGAGATCGATGGGCGTGTTGCCCAGATCCGGGCGCAGATCGAGGAAACCACCTCCGACTACGACCGCGAAAAGCTGCAGGAACGACTGGCCAAGCTCGCCGGGGGGGTCGCAGTAATCCGCGTCGGCGGTTCGACGGAAGTGGAAGTCAAGGAGAAGAAGGATCGCGTCGACGATGCGCTGCATGCGACGCGCGCCGCCGTCGAGGAAGGCATCCTGCCCGGTGGCGGTGTCGCCCTGCTGCGAGCCGTCAATACGCTTGACGGGCTCACGACCGAGAATAACGACCAACGCGTTGGCGTCGACATTGTCCGTCGGGCGATCGAGGCGCCGGTTCGCCAGATCGCCGAGAATGCCGGCGCGGAAGGCTCGATTGTGGTCGGCAAGCTGCGCGAGAAGAGTGAGTTTTCGTTCGGCTGGAACGCTCAAACCAATCAATATGGCGATCTTTACGCTCAGGGCGTTATCGATCCGGCGAAGGTCGTGCGCACGGCGCTTCAAGATGCCGCTTCCGTCGCCGGCCTGCTGGTGACGACCGAGGCCATGATCGCCGAGAAGCCCAAGAAGGAAGCCGCACCGGCCTTGCCTGCGGGCGCCGGCATGGACTTCTAA
- a CDS encoding IS5 family transposase: MGWTDFTRRQYARRASRYASDLTDREWSLIASFLPGPKRLGRPRRTDLRDVVNALLYLASTGCQWRMLPKDFPPFTTVQAYFYEWRATGLWRRINHHLVMEARELEGKKASPSAGVIDSQSVKTTESGGISGYDAGKRVKGRKRHIVVDTLGLMVGLIVHGADIQDRDGAADLLKSIRHRWPWLRHVFADGGYAGDKLKGRLKKIGQWTMEIVKRSDHAKAFTVLPRRWVVERTFAWLGRCRRLAKDLERSIASAEAWITIAHIRMLTRRLARYRYR, from the coding sequence ATGGGCTGGACTGATTTCACCCGGCGGCAATATGCACGACGCGCGAGCCGCTATGCAAGCGACCTGACGGATCGGGAATGGAGTTTGATCGCGTCTTTTCTACCTGGACCGAAACGACTGGGCCGGCCGCGCCGGACGGATTTGCGCGACGTGGTGAATGCGCTGCTTTATCTTGCTTCGACGGGCTGCCAATGGCGGATGCTGCCGAAGGATTTCCCACCATTTACGACGGTGCAGGCCTATTTCTATGAATGGCGGGCGACAGGCCTGTGGCGGCGGATCAATCATCATCTGGTGATGGAGGCGCGCGAACTGGAAGGCAAAAAGGCATCGCCGAGCGCCGGTGTGATCGACAGCCAAAGTGTTAAAACCACCGAAAGCGGCGGGATTTCCGGCTATGACGCCGGCAAGAGAGTCAAGGGTCGCAAGCGGCACATCGTCGTCGATACGCTGGGGCTCATGGTCGGGCTGATAGTGCATGGGGCGGATATCCAGGATCGAGACGGTGCCGCCGATCTCTTGAAATCCATTCGTCACCGGTGGCCTTGGCTCAGACATGTCTTTGCCGATGGCGGCTATGCGGGCGACAAGCTCAAGGGGCGGCTGAAAAAGATCGGTCAGTGGACGATGGAAATCGTCAAGCGCTCGGACCATGCGAAAGCCTTCACCGTCCTGCCGCGCCGCTGGGTGGTGGAGCGGACTTTCGCATGGCTCGGCCGCTGCCGACGACTGGCTAAGGATTTGGAGAGATCAATCGCATCCGCCGAGGCATGGATCACCATCGCTCACATCCGAATGCTAACACGCCGCCTCGCAAGATACCGATATCGCTGA
- the groES gene encoding co-chaperone GroES: protein MSFRPLHDRILVRRVESEEKTKGGIIIPETAKEKPQEGEVIAVGPGARNDAGQIQALDVKAGDRILFGKWSGTEIKINGEDLLILKESDVMGIIEAQTDQKNAA, encoded by the coding sequence ATGTCGTTCCGACCACTTCACGATCGCATTCTCGTCCGCCGGGTCGAATCCGAAGAAAAGACCAAGGGCGGTATCATCATCCCAGAAACCGCCAAGGAAAAGCCGCAAGAGGGCGAGGTTATCGCCGTTGGCCCCGGCGCGCGTAACGATGCCGGTCAGATCCAAGCGCTCGACGTCAAGGCCGGCGATCGCATCCTGTTCGGCAAATGGTCCGGCACCGAGATCAAGATCAATGGCGAAGATCTGCTTATTTTGAAGGAAAGCGATGTCATGGGTATCATCGAAGCCCAGACCGATCAGAAGAATGCTGCGTGA